Proteins encoded by one window of Actinocorallia herbida:
- a CDS encoding sirohydrochlorin chelatase encodes MRHSSLRPPLVAVAHGSRDPRATATVESLLDLVRARGVNVRASYLDHAAPSPVHVLEGVHSAVVLPLLLTEAYHSKIDIPGVLETARRRNRRLSVRVTGTLGPHPLMCDALERRLAEVDVTPSPDTAVVLVSAGSSDPSANAVIASMAADWRRRGWYDVRPAYASATAPTPSDAISALYDAGAPRVAVASYFLAPGYFADKVRTAAEEAGACAVSPVLGAAPELAEIIVQRYRAALTRPASGPRHALSHS; translated from the coding sequence ATGCGGCATTCATCTCTGAGGCCTCCCCTGGTCGCGGTCGCGCACGGGTCACGTGACCCGCGGGCGACCGCGACCGTGGAGTCCCTCCTCGACCTCGTGCGCGCGCGGGGCGTGAACGTCCGGGCGTCCTACCTGGACCACGCCGCGCCGTCGCCCGTGCACGTGCTGGAAGGCGTGCACTCGGCGGTGGTGCTGCCGCTGCTGCTCACCGAGGCTTATCACAGCAAGATCGACATTCCCGGCGTGCTGGAGACGGCACGGCGGCGCAACCGGCGCCTGTCGGTGCGCGTCACCGGGACCCTCGGGCCGCACCCGCTGATGTGCGACGCGCTGGAGCGGCGGCTCGCCGAGGTCGACGTCACGCCCTCCCCCGACACGGCCGTGGTGCTGGTCTCGGCGGGGTCGTCCGACCCGTCGGCGAACGCCGTGATCGCGTCGATGGCCGCGGACTGGCGGCGGCGCGGCTGGTACGACGTGCGGCCCGCCTACGCCTCGGCCACGGCGCCGACCCCTTCGGACGCGATCAGCGCGCTATACGACGCGGGCGCCCCGCGCGTCGCGGTCGCGTCGTACTTCCTCGCGCCCGGCTACTTCGCCGACAAGGTGCGCACCGCGGCGGAGGAGGCGGGCGCCTGCGCGGTCTCCCCCGTGCTCGGGGCGGCTCCGGAGCTCGCCGAGATCATCGTGCAGCGCTATCGGGCGGCCCTCACCCGTCCCGCCTCGGGCCCGCGCCACGCGCTCAGCCACTCCTGA
- a CDS encoding pentapeptide repeat-containing protein → MVEAESGGWRWGRWGLAVVGVVGLVAMVAALLEPGWVLAHLYGVDVTDKDLVSEADKDKLEAFDKARSRIVGLATGVLAVVAVYYTAANAASARRTAQAAADNVELAARGQTNDRFTAAVAQLGDASTAVRLGAVQALAGIADDAPDLRQTCIDVLCAYLRLPYEPEPDPSDARAHRAYRAEREVRHTVIRLVGAHLRLPARDRRSWQGRDFDFTDVVFDGGDLSGAVFSSGTVTFQNAEFASGTVSLTHAEFSGAAVNLWNARFTGGTVDLWASRFLDGEIDFGGAEASAGKITFWEAEFAGGIVEFKGARVSGQALVDLGKAKFTGGTLSFEETEVSGGTINLWEADLRTGIVDFGGLLLSGGKITFWEAAFGGAVVGFVGAAFTGGLADFGKAAVTDGLVDFKDARFSGGDVNVWDTDLSGGVLDFSRAVFSGGKVTFYESRLTGASLAFRRAAFTGGTADFGRASLTAGSLDFPDASLTDQSLVFTGTDFGGTTLDFTRTTGPRPSTLPADPIPGLHPSPNWAPPPA, encoded by the coding sequence ATGGTGGAAGCGGAGTCCGGTGGGTGGCGGTGGGGGCGGTGGGGGCTCGCGGTGGTGGGGGTGGTCGGGCTCGTCGCGATGGTGGCGGCGCTGCTGGAGCCCGGGTGGGTGCTGGCGCACCTGTACGGGGTGGACGTGACGGACAAGGATCTGGTGTCGGAGGCGGACAAGGACAAGCTCGAGGCGTTCGACAAGGCGCGGAGCCGGATCGTAGGGCTCGCGACGGGGGTGCTCGCGGTCGTCGCGGTCTACTACACGGCGGCCAACGCCGCGTCGGCGAGACGGACCGCGCAGGCCGCCGCCGACAACGTCGAACTGGCCGCGCGCGGGCAGACCAACGACCGGTTCACCGCGGCGGTCGCCCAGCTCGGGGACGCGTCCACGGCGGTCCGCCTCGGGGCCGTCCAGGCGCTGGCCGGGATCGCCGACGACGCGCCGGACCTGCGCCAGACATGCATCGACGTGCTCTGCGCCTACCTCCGCCTCCCGTACGAGCCGGAGCCCGACCCGTCCGACGCGCGGGCGCACCGCGCCTACCGGGCGGAACGGGAGGTGCGGCACACGGTCATCCGGCTCGTCGGCGCGCACCTGCGGCTGCCCGCCCGTGACCGGCGCTCCTGGCAGGGCAGGGACTTCGACTTCACCGACGTCGTCTTCGACGGCGGGGACCTGTCCGGCGCGGTCTTCTCGAGCGGCACGGTCACGTTCCAGAACGCCGAGTTCGCGTCCGGCACCGTCTCCCTCACCCATGCCGAGTTCTCCGGCGCCGCCGTCAACCTGTGGAACGCCCGGTTCACCGGCGGCACCGTGGACCTCTGGGCGAGCCGCTTCCTCGACGGGGAGATCGACTTCGGCGGGGCCGAGGCAAGCGCCGGGAAGATCACGTTCTGGGAGGCGGAGTTCGCGGGCGGGATCGTCGAGTTCAAGGGCGCGCGGGTGAGCGGCCAAGCGCTCGTGGACCTCGGCAAGGCCAAGTTCACCGGCGGAACCCTCTCCTTTGAGGAGACCGAGGTCTCCGGCGGCACGATCAACCTGTGGGAGGCCGACCTGCGGACCGGGATCGTCGACTTCGGTGGGTTGCTCCTTTCGGGGGGAAAGATCACTTTCTGGGAGGCCGCGTTCGGCGGGGCCGTCGTCGGCTTCGTCGGGGCCGCCTTCACCGGGGGGCTCGCCGACTTCGGGAAGGCCGCGGTCACCGACGGCCTGGTGGACTTCAAGGACGCGCGCTTCTCGGGCGGTGACGTCAACGTCTGGGACACCGACCTGTCCGGCGGCGTCCTGGACTTCTCCCGCGCGGTCTTCTCCGGAGGCAAGGTCACCTTCTACGAGTCCCGCCTGACCGGTGCCTCCCTTGCCTTCCGCCGCGCCGCCTTCACCGGCGGGACCGCCGACTTCGGCCGCGCGTCCCTCACCGCCGGCTCCCTCGACTTCCCCGACGCCTCCCTCACCGACCAGTCCCTCGTCTTCACCGGCACCGACTTCGGCGGCACCACCCTCGACTTCACCCGGACGACCGGCCCCCGCCCGTCCACCCTTCCCGCCGACCCGATCCCGGGCCTACACCCGTCCCCGAACTGGGCCCCTCCCCCGGCCTGA
- the cynS gene encoding cyanase, whose translation MDKMRAMELVLEAKSMKGLTFSEIAEAVDRHTVWTTSALLGQQQMSMTEADAVVDLLGLDMDVARALQAPADKGSLDGPVPTDPLIHRFHEIVQVYGTTLRSVIQEEFGDGLMSSTDFRIDVERIADPAGDRVRVILDGRFEPYRKW comes from the coding sequence ATGGACAAGATGCGTGCGATGGAGCTGGTGCTGGAGGCGAAGTCCATGAAGGGGCTGACGTTTTCCGAGATCGCGGAGGCGGTGGACCGGCACACGGTGTGGACGACGTCGGCGCTGCTCGGGCAGCAGCAGATGAGCATGACCGAGGCGGACGCGGTGGTGGACCTGCTGGGCCTGGACATGGACGTCGCGCGGGCGCTCCAGGCGCCGGCCGACAAGGGGTCGCTGGACGGGCCGGTGCCGACCGATCCGCTGATCCACCGGTTCCACGAGATCGTGCAGGTGTACGGCACGACGCTGCGGTCGGTGATCCAGGAGGAGTTCGGCGACGGGCTGATGAGCTCGACCGACTTCCGGATCGACGTCGAGCGGATCGCGGACCCCGCCGGAGATCGCGTACGCGTCATCCTGGACGGAAGGTTCGAGCCCTACCGGAAGTGGTGA